In one Lolium rigidum isolate FL_2022 chromosome 3, APGP_CSIRO_Lrig_0.1, whole genome shotgun sequence genomic region, the following are encoded:
- the LOC124698652 gene encoding allene oxide cyclase, chloroplastic-like, with translation MAAAPSPVSVRTAASGSAGKLPSWAARIGGSSRVGFGGRASVSGAARKGGAVRASLFSPKPAVAKDARPTKVQELHVYELNERDRESPAYLRLSAKQTQNALGDLVPFTNKVYNGSLDKRIGITAGICILIQHVPERNGDRYEAIYSIYFGDYGHLTVQGPYLTYEESYLAVTGGSGVFEGAYGQVKLNQIVFPFKIFYTFYLKGIPDLPKELLCTPVPPSPTVEPTPAAKAAEPHACLNNFTN, from the exons ATGGCAGCCGCCCCCTCCCCTGTCTCCGTCAGGACCGCGGCCTCCGGCTCTGCCGGGAAGCTCCCTTCCTGGGCGGCGCGGATCGGCGGTTCTAGCAGGGTCGGGTTCGGCGGCAGGGCGAGCGTCAGCGGGGCCGCCAGGAAGGGCGGCGCCGTGCGGGCGTCGCTCTTCTCGCCCAAGCCGGCGGTGGCCAAGGACGCGCGGCCGACCAAGGTGCAGGAGCTGCACGTGTACGAGCTCAACGAGCGCGACCGCGAGAGCCCCGCCTACCTCCGCCTCAGCGCCAAGCAGACCCAGAACGCGCTCGGCGACCTCGTCCCCTTCACCAACAAG GTGTACAACGGGAGCCTGGACAAGCGGATCGGGATCACGGCGGGGATCTGCATCCTCATCCAGCACGTGCCGGAGCGCAACGGGGACCGCTACGAGGCCATCTACAGCATCTACTTCGGCGACTACGGACACCTCACCGTGCAGGGCCCATACCTCACCTACGAGGAGTCCTACCTCGCCGTCACCGGCGGCTCCGGCGTCTTCGAGGGAGCCTACGGACAGGTCAAGCTCAACCAGATCGTATTCCCATTCAAGATCTTCTACACCTTCTACCTCAAGGGCATCCCGGACCTGCCCAAGGAGCTGCTCTGCACGCCCGTGCCGCCGTCACCCACCGTCGAGCCCACGCCAGCTGCCAAGGCCGCCGAGCCACACGCCTGCCTCAACAACTTCACCAACTAG